The proteins below come from a single Deltaproteobacteria bacterium genomic window:
- a CDS encoding glycosyltransferase: protein MTKPKNETPEITIVIPVYNEAGLVVPAAEELVERLQADGVSFELILAENGSTDGTAALLADLEARLAPVRALHLDRPDYGAALRMGILEARGKYVVCEEIDICDVDFHRRALSLLRDDDADFIVGSKAARGSGDHRPIYRRAATRVMSGLLRAGLGFRGTDTHGLKAFHRLRVRPVVERCVVTRDLFASELVIRAQRMGLRVQEIPVDIQEKRPPSVQLIRRVPGVFRNLGELIWVIRVKGE, encoded by the coding sequence ATGACGAAGCCGAAGAACGAAACCCCGGAGATCACGATCGTGATCCCCGTCTACAACGAGGCCGGGCTGGTCGTCCCCGCCGCCGAGGAGCTGGTCGAGCGGCTGCAGGCCGACGGCGTCTCCTTCGAGCTGATCCTGGCGGAGAACGGCTCCACCGACGGCACCGCCGCGCTGCTGGCCGACCTCGAGGCGCGCCTCGCGCCGGTGCGCGCGCTCCACCTCGACCGGCCCGACTACGGCGCCGCCCTGCGGATGGGCATCCTGGAGGCCCGGGGCAAGTACGTGGTCTGCGAGGAGATCGACATCTGCGACGTCGACTTCCACCGCCGGGCCCTCTCCCTGCTGCGCGACGACGACGCCGACTTCATCGTGGGCTCCAAGGCCGCGCGGGGCTCGGGCGATCACCGCCCGATCTACCGGCGGGCCGCCACCCGCGTGATGAGCGGGCTGCTCCGGGCCGGCCTCGGCTTCCGTGGCACCGACACCCACGGCCTGAAGGCCTTCCACCGCCTGCGCGTGAGGCCGGTGGTCGAGCGCTGCGTGGTGACCCGGGACCTCTTCGCCAGCGAGCTGGTGATCCGCGCCCAGCGCATGGGCCTGCGGGTGCAGGAGATCCCGGTGGACATCCAGGAGAAGCGCCCGCCCTCGGTGCAGCTGATCCGCCGGGTCCCCGGCGTGTTCCGCAACCTCGGAGAGCTGATCTGGGTGATCCGGGTGAAGGGCGAATGA
- a CDS encoding polysaccharide deacetylase family protein — MSERLACVSIDLDGLDCYARIFALHLPPRAGPDPLHTVAVHRFGELLAEADLPGTAFVIGSSLTDSLARKAIAELHRAGHELGNHSFEHDYRLSLRSLAEMRQEVEAGAEAIAGLTGERPVGFRAPGYNLSAGLLQAVRESGATYDTSLFPSAPYLAARGLVLGAMALGGRPSASHAGPPAALLAPRGPYRPHPRRFWQPRFGGGGPEAQLLELPITVWPLLGLPFIGGTLTTLPWRLVREGLRALRRRPFLNLELHALDLLDRSDGLPPELARRQRDLMVPAREKARRLREVLAWMKRDHEIVRLDEAAQRMA, encoded by the coding sequence ATGAGCGAGCGCCTCGCCTGCGTCTCCATCGATCTCGACGGGCTCGACTGCTACGCGCGGATCTTCGCCCTGCACCTGCCGCCCCGCGCGGGCCCCGATCCCCTCCACACCGTGGCGGTCCACCGCTTCGGGGAGCTCCTGGCCGAGGCCGACCTGCCGGGCACGGCCTTCGTGATCGGCTCGAGCCTCACCGACTCCCTCGCCCGCAAGGCGATCGCCGAGCTGCACCGGGCCGGCCACGAGCTGGGCAACCACAGCTTCGAGCACGACTACCGGCTCTCGCTCCGCTCGCTCGCCGAGATGCGTCAGGAGGTCGAGGCCGGCGCCGAGGCGATCGCCGGGCTCACCGGCGAGCGGCCGGTGGGCTTCCGCGCCCCCGGCTACAACCTCTCCGCCGGGCTGCTGCAGGCGGTGCGCGAGAGCGGCGCCACCTACGACACCTCCCTCTTCCCCTCGGCGCCCTACCTCGCCGCGCGGGGGCTGGTCCTCGGCGCGATGGCCCTCGGTGGCCGCCCCTCGGCCAGCCACGCGGGGCCGCCGGCCGCCCTCCTGGCCCCGCGGGGGCCCTACCGACCCCACCCCCGCCGCTTCTGGCAGCCGCGCTTCGGCGGGGGAGGCCCCGAGGCGCAGCTGCTCGAGCTGCCGATCACGGTCTGGCCCCTGCTGGGCCTCCCCTTCATCGGGGGCACCCTCACCACCCTGCCCTGGCGGCTGGTGCGGGAGGGCCTGCGGGCCCTGCGCCGGCGCCCCTTCCTCAACCTCGAGCTGCACGCCCTCGACCTGCTGGACCGCAGCGACGGCCTGCCGCCCGAGCTGGCCCGGCGGCAGCGCGATCTGATGGTCCCCGCCCGGGAGAAGGCGCGCCGCCTGCGCGAGGTGCTCGCGTGGATGAAGCGCGATCACGAGATCGTCCGGCTGGATGAGGCCGCCCAAAGGATGGCTTGA
- a CDS encoding lysophospholipid acyltransferase family protein produces MIDWTLSQGGDDLEERVKKLPWHQLNEFGLDPYGLDPEFVIAAIAPIVWLYRNYFRVEAVGAENIPDGRVFLIGNHSGQIPIDAAMVGIASFLEADPPRIIRAMFEKWVPTLPYISIAFARLGQVVGTPENARRLLEQGEAILAFPEGVRGISKPIQQRYQLAEFGLGFMRLALETKTPIVPIAVVGAEEQIISVGNVKSLGKLIGMPALPVIPQLMVPFLGWLPLPTKYRIYFGEPLEFRGNPDDEDAVIEEKVRVVKNTIQTMLRDGLRKRESIFF; encoded by the coding sequence ATGATCGACTGGACCCTCTCCCAGGGCGGCGACGACCTGGAGGAGCGGGTCAAGAAGCTCCCCTGGCACCAGCTCAACGAGTTCGGGCTCGATCCCTACGGCCTCGATCCCGAGTTCGTGATCGCGGCCATCGCGCCGATCGTCTGGCTCTACCGCAACTACTTCCGGGTCGAGGCCGTCGGCGCCGAGAACATCCCCGACGGCCGGGTCTTCCTGATCGGCAACCACTCCGGGCAGATCCCGATCGACGCGGCGATGGTCGGCATCGCCTCCTTCCTGGAGGCCGATCCCCCGCGGATCATCCGGGCGATGTTCGAGAAGTGGGTCCCCACTCTCCCCTACATCTCCATCGCCTTCGCCCGCCTCGGCCAGGTCGTGGGCACCCCGGAGAACGCCCGCCGCCTGCTGGAGCAGGGCGAGGCCATCCTCGCCTTCCCCGAGGGCGTGCGCGGCATCTCCAAGCCCATCCAGCAGCGCTACCAGCTCGCCGAGTTCGGCCTGGGCTTCATGCGCCTGGCCCTCGAGACGAAGACGCCGATCGTCCCCATCGCCGTGGTCGGCGCCGAGGAGCAGATCATCTCGGTGGGCAACGTGAAGAGCCTGGGCAAGCTCATCGGCATGCCCGCCCTGCCCGTGATCCCCCAGCTGATGGTGCCCTTCCTCGGCTGGCTTCCCCTGCCCACCAAGTACCGGATCTACTTCGGTGAGCCCCTCGAGTTCCGCGGCAACCCCGACGACGAGGACGCGGTGATCGAGGAGAAGGTCCGGGTGGTGAAGAACACGATCCAGACGATGCTGCGGGACGGCCTGCGCAAGCGGGAGTCGATCTTCTTCTAG
- a CDS encoding SDR family oxidoreductase, whose product MSAATKDKQPAVVITGISGNLGRTIARILHRDERVVGIDRRPFRGKPKDIALHRLDIRRKKTGDIFRREPIKALVHMGIIHDPRLSPEEHHSFNVVGTQRILEYCVKHGVKKVIVLSSANVYGPDPDNSNFLTEESPLRAAVRHGDVRDLVEVDMYAQSFFWRHPEVETVVLRPVHIVGPSVKNAPSNYLRLKRPWLMAGFDPNVQLIHQEDVARAICAALEPGVRGVFNVVGPGVAPLSRILKMLGRRSIPVPHFAAGPMLERLWKLRLTSFPPPELDHIRYLCVVDGSAFQAATGFTPSKTFLDTVLSVDGPRL is encoded by the coding sequence ATGAGCGCGGCAACCAAGGACAAGCAGCCCGCGGTGGTGATCACCGGCATCTCGGGCAACCTCGGCCGGACGATCGCCCGGATCCTCCACCGGGACGAGCGGGTGGTCGGCATCGACCGCCGCCCCTTCCGGGGCAAGCCCAAGGACATCGCCCTCCACCGCCTCGACATCCGGCGAAAGAAGACCGGCGACATCTTCCGGCGCGAACCGATCAAGGCCCTGGTCCACATGGGCATCATCCACGACCCGCGCCTCTCCCCCGAGGAGCACCACAGCTTCAACGTGGTGGGTACCCAGCGGATCCTGGAGTACTGCGTGAAGCACGGGGTCAAGAAGGTCATCGTGCTCTCCTCGGCCAACGTCTACGGGCCGGATCCGGACAACTCGAACTTCCTCACCGAGGAGTCGCCCCTGCGCGCCGCCGTGCGCCACGGCGACGTGCGCGACCTGGTCGAGGTCGACATGTACGCCCAGAGCTTCTTCTGGCGGCACCCCGAGGTCGAGACCGTCGTCCTGCGGCCGGTGCACATCGTCGGCCCGAGCGTGAAGAACGCGCCCTCGAACTACCTGCGCCTCAAGCGCCCCTGGCTGATGGCCGGCTTCGACCCCAACGTGCAGCTCATCCACCAGGAGGACGTCGCCCGGGCGATCTGCGCGGCCCTCGAGCCCGGGGTGCGCGGCGTCTTCAACGTGGTGGGCCCCGGCGTCGCGCCCCTCTCCCGCATCCTGAAGATGCTGGGGCGGCGCTCCATCCCGGTGCCCCACTTCGCCGCAGGGCCGATGCTCGAGCGGCTCTGGAAGCTGCGCCTGACCAGCTTCCCGCCCCCCGAGCTCGACCACATCCGCTACCTCTGCGTGGTCGACGGCAGCGCCTTCCAGGCCGCGACGGGCTTCACGCCCTCCAAGACCTTCCTCGACACCGTCCTCTCGGTCGACGGCCCGCGCCTCTGA
- a CDS encoding tetratricopeptide repeat protein — protein sequence MNGLCTTCQVYFPMPPDFAEGVPYACPQCNALLVPMEEPPAPPPAPEAPAAEAPPAPSPDEISTEEVTLPPQPPLDPPPAPAPPAAPAGAPATASEAPVALTADEDQPESITLVTAIPDEVKAIMAQQAAAAASAASAPATAPAGNGVPPPPAPPAAAAAAPPRPGEVRGPMPDTSLAGVSVVWFHPRVSPEVEAVRARRVAATAPPPPPPAPPPVEEATAGAFSMSGAGGGVAVEDFSGLSIPPAGLAPEGEVDRTAVTVDTPSPAAELPELADAGDFELVSGSTGDGVHVQAGGTRDEIAVAKPRRSPPKAPAEPKPSAPAAAEVRSSASATRPKITTATKAAVEQGGGAGKWIGLGAVVILLGCVIVAFALPQVLPVSLRKALHGDETPAAADPAPEEEPVVEPAPGEGSTPAGAEGEAAEGGDEAAGPAEGEADEAEAAPVEDERAAAEETPETEEPERRAPPRRTERRERVTRTAAGEPARVTRTGSAPAGGTSPQATAEKKPPPPAEPPAEEKAPEAAEDDPVVKAKDHVRAGNSFLKQGKVDQAIRQYEKAILLDGRSAAAHRGLGVAYASLGRAREAVREYELYLKLAPKARDAAQVRQIIDNYYQSQK from the coding sequence CCGCCGAGGCGCCGCCGGCGCCAAGCCCGGACGAGATCTCCACCGAGGAGGTCACCCTCCCGCCGCAGCCTCCGCTCGATCCTCCGCCGGCCCCGGCGCCGCCAGCCGCGCCGGCGGGCGCGCCGGCCACCGCCAGCGAGGCGCCGGTCGCCCTCACCGCCGACGAAGACCAGCCGGAGTCGATCACCCTGGTCACCGCGATCCCCGACGAGGTCAAGGCGATCATGGCCCAGCAGGCCGCCGCCGCGGCCTCCGCCGCCTCCGCGCCGGCCACCGCGCCCGCGGGTAACGGCGTCCCTCCCCCTCCCGCGCCCCCCGCCGCGGCGGCCGCGGCGCCTCCGCGGCCCGGTGAGGTTCGCGGGCCGATGCCCGACACCTCCCTCGCCGGCGTCTCGGTGGTCTGGTTCCATCCCCGGGTCTCCCCCGAGGTGGAGGCGGTCCGGGCCCGCCGGGTGGCGGCCACCGCGCCCCCGCCTCCACCGCCGGCCCCGCCCCCGGTGGAGGAGGCGACCGCCGGCGCGTTCAGCATGAGCGGCGCCGGCGGCGGCGTGGCCGTGGAGGACTTCTCCGGTCTCTCGATCCCGCCCGCCGGCCTCGCGCCCGAGGGCGAGGTCGACCGCACGGCGGTCACCGTCGATACGCCCTCGCCGGCGGCCGAGCTCCCCGAGCTCGCCGACGCCGGAGACTTCGAGCTGGTCTCCGGGAGCACCGGTGACGGGGTCCACGTTCAGGCCGGGGGGACCCGGGACGAGATCGCGGTCGCGAAGCCCAGGCGCTCGCCCCCGAAGGCCCCCGCCGAGCCGAAGCCCAGCGCTCCGGCCGCCGCCGAGGTGCGGTCCTCGGCCAGCGCCACGCGCCCGAAGATCACCACCGCCACCAAGGCCGCCGTGGAGCAGGGCGGCGGGGCCGGCAAGTGGATCGGCCTCGGCGCGGTCGTGATCCTGCTCGGCTGCGTGATCGTGGCCTTCGCCCTCCCCCAGGTGCTCCCCGTCTCCCTGCGCAAGGCGCTCCACGGGGACGAGACGCCCGCCGCCGCCGATCCGGCGCCGGAGGAGGAGCCCGTGGTGGAGCCCGCTCCCGGGGAGGGCAGCACGCCCGCCGGGGCCGAAGGTGAGGCCGCCGAGGGTGGCGACGAGGCCGCCGGGCCCGCGGAGGGCGAGGCGGACGAGGCCGAAGCGGCGCCGGTGGAGGACGAGCGCGCCGCCGCCGAGGAGACGCCCGAGACCGAGGAGCCCGAGCGCCGCGCCCCGCCCCGCCGGACCGAGCGGCGCGAGCGGGTGACCCGGACGGCCGCGGGAGAGCCGGCGCGGGTGACCCGCACCGGGAGCGCGCCGGCCGGCGGGACGAGCCCCCAGGCGACCGCCGAGAAGAAGCCCCCGCCGCCCGCCGAGCCCCCGGCCGAGGAGAAGGCCCCGGAGGCCGCGGAGGACGATCCCGTGGTCAAGGCCAAGGATCACGTCCGGGCCGGGAACAGCTTCCTCAAGCAGGGCAAGGTGGATCAGGCCATCCGGCAGTACGAGAAGGCCATCCTCCTCGATGGACGCAGCGCCGCGGCCCACCGGGGCCTCGGGGTGGCCTACGCCAGCCTCGGCCGGGCCCGGGAGGCCGTCCGGGAGTACGAGCTCTACCTGAAGCTCGCGCCCAAGGCCCGGGACGCCGCCCAGGTCCGGCAGATCATCGACAACTACTACCAGTCCCAGAAGTAG